TCTATACTTATCTTGTTTCCTTTTAGTTTCTTGGGTCAAACAATTAGTATGAAGAACATAGGACAAGTCAAGTTTCTATCCCCCAACATACACATATTGTAAAATGGTTCTCTCGTCTTCAAAATGAGTAACGAGGTAGACAGAGCAGACCCAAATCCTCCCAGAGAGCGGAGGCCAGTTGCCCTGGTCCCATCCTCAGCAGATAGCAGGGGGCTCAAACTAGAACTCCTGCTCTAGTTTCTCACACAGTCCTTTCTGACTGTTTGTCCTTGATGTTGATCCCATAATCATAAGCAACCATTCCCCAGATGCACAGGATACTCACCGCAGGCAAGAGCCAGGAGGTGGGTTTGCCAGGTGAGTGCCATGAACATTCCTCCAATTGCAATGCAGGTTAGAGAGCTGTTGAAACCCCAGAGTCCAACGTAGATGTTCTCAAATGGAGCTGAAAGACTGAGGCCTATTAGGCAAGACAGGAGGAGTCAGAACTTCAGACTAAATGCAGGATGCTCTGGAAGgagtctgggggtggggaagtcATCCGAGAACTCCCACTGGTCCCTTGGAAGCAGACCTTCAAGAAAGATCTGGGGTATAGAAGATGCCTGAGACAATGGATGGAGCAGAGGAGGTGCTCAGTATCTGGTAACAAGTCTTACACTCACCTGCTGCCATCCCCAGCAACGACCCGATCACAGCATGTAGGCACatgagtggggaggagaggaggatggCGCCTAGGAAGATGCCCCCTGTCCACGGATTATCACAGCCATATATCTGACCAACACCCACGGGCAGGGACTTCAGTAACTGcagaaacaatttagaaaatgcgGTTGTTAAAACTACTGTACAGAAACTCATAGGGCACCCACAAACACAATGCGATGTCATTTTAGATTTAGCATATCTTATCTTTCAAGATCAGtgctactaatttttaaaattctctctctttctacggAAAAATCTCAGTCATTCTTCTGCTTTATCCCCAGAGATACACCAGCCCTTCCCTGCTGCGTGCTGAGCATGCCTTTCCCAGACACTTCACTCTCTGGCTCTACTGCTTGCACAGACACCTGGCTTTGGTCACTGATAAGCTCCCAGTGCTGTGTCACTGCTCCTCACTGATCCTGTGACGATCGACCATGCCTCCCAGTGAGGGTGGCAGGGACCACAGCTTACACTTCTATTGCTTTCAACTCTCCATCAGTTCTGAGGCCAATAAATCAATGCATCTCTATGGTCAATAGAAGTATTTTTACTCCCACGTAATTTAGTTATTAGTGCTAAGGCCAGAGACCCAAAGTCGGGTTATCTTATCCACAACTCAGAAGCAATTATTGGCAGGTTCATGAGTCAGGACCATATTTACACTTCTGTTGTTAATGAGAACAtgtattagttaattaattttactttattttttgttttttaaaatttatatttatttatttactttttatgtttttttgttttaatttttattagtttttatcaaaattttttaaattaaaaattctttttatttttcattatatatacatttttagagAGCTTGTATTAATTTAAACCAAGATATCCTTAGCTTATTCCAGTTATCAACAACTGCCAGTCCTCAGAACACAAAAATACACGTAAATATCACAGTTCTAGCTTTCTGGCTGAGTTCTGAATTCAGGTAATGTGCTCACAGAGTGGCAGTTCTTAGGAACAAGGTACAGGGTTTGATTCAAGCTAACAAATGATAATTCCTTATAACAACACTTCTGGTAGGGCTAGGATGGGCATAATTAGTTGTGTTAGTTCTGTTTTGACCAAGGCTATCAGTGAAAGGGGCCCTCATTAACTCCCATCTCACTCCTTCCACCTTTTGGCAAGGACCTTTGGGAGGCAGTGACTCTGATGCAGGGAGGCCAGCTTTGGCACAAGGAAGTGTCCGCTCCTTCCATGAATTAGGCTGGATCCAATGCTGGTTTCTGATGCTAGTCTGGTCCTTGCTCAGGGCACAGGATCATACTGTGAGTTTGATTCTAACCTAAGATGGGCCTAAATTCTTCCAGCCCATGCTGGATCTTCACGTCTACACAGGATCATTTCCTGTTTCTTCTAGATCAGGGAACTTGACACAGGCAAAGACCGTGTGGTCTTTTATCGCAGAACTGGACAGCAGAACTATCCCTCAGGTAgccagggaaatggggagttgatGAGATGGGAAATAAATATGCTGATGTTGGAGAGGTAGTTCAGAGTGAGGAGAAGGACAAGACCCCCCTTCCCCATGTCAGCACTGTCCACTAGCAGTTTCCGTGGTGATGGAATATtctgtatctgtgctgtccaatacgtGCAGTtattgagcacctgaaatgtggttAGTGAGGCTaaagaactaaattttaaattttatttaatgttaattaactttacatttaaattaaaatagctaCTGTATTAGATAAGGCAGTTTTAGTTAGTTTAACTAATGCTATTTTTTCATGGGcagttttgataaattttttattttccttctgagtTATTTCCAAATGCTCCCATTCATTTGCTGGGCAAGAAGCTAAAGAAAAGGCTACTTGAACTCCTCACATGCTTTGACTGCTCAGCAAAGAGGACAGCAAAAGGTATTTTATAACCTGATAGCGGAAAAACCAGTCTCTTGCACCCTAAAAAAGGTAAGGTTGGTTTTCTTCTGATttcaagtgttttctttttctttttttaaataatcaagaaACCTTAAAcagatttattaaataaacaGCAATACAAAGAGCTGGAATTTGATTTGTGTTAAccaggcttttaaaaatagtgcTCTCTCTATGCACAACTGTAATGAAATACACAGCATACATCCTAggatagtggttctcaaactctggCCCACGTCACTATTATTTGGGGAGATTGTTAATACAGGCTCCTAGGCTCCACCCTGATGATTATGATTTAGGGAGTCGAGATGGAGCTTGCATTAGTATTTAAAAAACAGTGATTCTTACGCCTCCGAAGCTTGAGAAATCTGAATTACTGTACGTATTCTATGAGATCCACCATAAGAAAAAGCAGAATAGAGAGGTTCTGCAACAGGATCTAACAGTAAGCAGCCAGTTCTTTTGATTGGAGGAGGCAGGTCAGGGAGGACTTAACACCAGGCTGGAGGCCCCTGCCTCAAGGGCTGGCCTCCATCATACCCGACAAATAAGGGCCAAGTTTGAAACAGAGTGTCTGAATTTCAGTGGAGGTATACTCTGGAGTTAGCACTGCAGATTTtaggaaaagaggaggaaaagttAGCTTTGACCaagtagtcatttaaaaaatccctTAGAGCCCAAAGCTTTGGAGTAGAACAAATAAGCATTTAGACGGCAAGAGGAAGGCGGCaaaggacttcctggtggtccagtggttaagactctgctctcccaatgcaggcggcctgggtttgatccctggtaagggaactagatgccgcatgcagcaacgaagatcccgcatgtggcaACTAAGACTTGGAGCAGCCAAAtacgtattaaaaaaaaaaattctttaaaaaaaaagaggaaggtggCAAGGTCCCCCCAGTGCTGAGTCTCTATAAGGTTCTGATGCCCATGAATAATTAACCAGGAGGACACGGAGTGTCTTCCAGAGccagtggcgggggtggggttggggggagggggtgtaagAAGATAGTGTATCTTACCTGCAGGGCACTGAGGTCAGACCAGGTGACATTGGGAACTGAGGTTACAGGTGTGAACAATTTGCTTGGGAAAAATGGATTGTAATGTCCCGTGGCAGAAAGATACATTGACAACGCCATGTTGAAGGGCAGAGTGAAGACAGGGAGGTCCCATTTGCAGAACACGGAGTTCAACGCACTTGAGAAAATTggactaaaaacaacaacagaacagAATGGAAGAATATGCATGTGAAGCCTTCCAAACTCCCAATGCCCTGGAATGGAAGCCAGGTTGACAAACTGAATCTCTATACTGTGGAGGGGCTTTGTTTCATTGGCAAATATGTCCCTAAAGTGTTGTGTTGCCAAACttttcacagaaaaacaaacaaacaaacaaacaaaaaacccaaacccaaacacaCCTGGAATAAATCCTGTCATAGAATAATTCTTACATACAGTCAAAAATAAACTCTCAGCTtatttggcttgtggaaaatTATGCTCTGGGTTTGCTCACAGTGAGTTATAAAtctaggttttaaaaatatttttgaagtatttAAGACATCTGAAAAAGATATTGTCTAAACAGTTAAAGCCCCTTCTGTAACCTACTTGATCATATGCATCTCCCTCCCCACCAGAGGcaaccttgatcttgaacttgtaTACCATCTCCACGAGTCTTAGTATATTtagtcttgaaaaagaaaaacaatggtcCCAGGGAGGATGCAGGTGGTGTGGACTGGAGGAAAGAGATCTTAAACTCAGGAGGGCAGAGTTTTAAGTCCTTGAGCAGTTGAACTGTGTGGCCGAGGGCAGGGAGGTACTTTCCGTTCCCTCGTCtgtaaactgggagattggattTTATGGTCTCTGGGCCCATTTTGTTCCCTCACTTGTTGATTCAATCAAGGAGCCATCACTTTAAGGTCAGAATCCCAGGTTTCCGGAACTGGGGGAGAGGGTGAGTGACCACGTGCAGGTGATGCCTTGTGCCCTTGAGCCTTATCTTCAGGATAGGTGGGAAGTCCCTCCTGAGCAGGTTGGCCGTGCCGGCAGGTTCTCCTCCACACATCTGTGCTGCAGCCAGGGCGCGCACACTCCATAGTGGGCTGCACATATCATTTGTGTGGATACTAGtattttatattctgaatatacCATGGTAAGAAGGAAATGtttgttttcaaaaaagaaaaaaaggatttaaGACAGTGTCAATGTAGAAACTAGTTTGAAGGATTTAGGGTTAAAAAAGGAATTGAATTTAGTAAAGAATTATTTTGAAGGGGACAGGGGCAGGTGGTAAGGGGAGTTCATACAGGCACAGGGGTTCTCAGTGAGGTCCCTGGATCAGCcacatcagcatcatctgggaagtTGTTAGAGATGCAGATTCTGAGGCCCTGCCCCAGATGGACTGAATCAGGAAGCGTGGGGGAGGGAGCAGCAGTCCGTGTTTTAACAGGCCTGGCAGGTGATCCTGATAGTGTGCATGTTGGAGGACCACTGATGTGGGGAGTGGCTCTCAACTTTGGTTGTACTTTAGAACCTCCTGGGAGCCTTCAAAACTCCCAGCGCCCTGGAaacaccccagaccaattacatCAGAGTCTTGTGGGGGGGCGGTTGTGATGTGTGTGTGGAGGCCACACGCATCGGTGTGTTTGAATGTTTCCAATAGACATATCctgaatctaaattttaaaatatatttttctacaaattgtgttatatacataacatgaaatttaccatttaaaccattttaaagcatTCAGTTTagcagcattaagtacattcacattgttgtacaactatTACCGCCATCCATTCacagaacatttttcattttgcaaaacggAAACTCTATACTCCCTAAATAATAACTTCCCCCATTGCCTCCTCCCCctatacattttttcaaaaagGCATTTCGAAAACCAGGTACAACTTACCAAGTCATGGACATAGCAGATACAGGGAATAACAGCCACCAGAAATAGTTTCCCTTGTCTGAAAAGACAGCCATGAGGATTCCCACCAGGGTGGCATTGTAGCCCTGGAGCCCTGCTGCAATGGCGGACCTGTGGGCAAAAGGCACAGCTTGGACACCTTCCAGGAGGATGTTGGCTGGAGGTGCACATAAATGACACTTGTAACTTCCAGATaatatttacatttgaaaatgaGATTATATTTAGGATTTTATTGCAAAGTCTGTAGATGACAAATACTAATAAAAgcatgaaaaagtaaaatatacatagataAAATGCAAATGTGCACATAGAACAACCCCTATAGAGGTGTCATAGCTAAAGATAGAATTCCAGCATCTAGGGGAGGAAAGGGAAATCAGCAATCCAGCCTATTTTGCTTCCTTTTACCCTTTCATTCCAAAAGTTACTATTTCTTTTAAATCGTTAGGACCTCTGACTTGAATAGAGCTTTGATTTGAAACTGTTTCCTAAGTCTGATTTTCTTGGTGAGAGATGTAAGattcttaaaatgtaaatttacttCCATGGTGTCTTTGATCTTATAAACACAAATCTTCCAACTTAGCATATTTTCATCTTCCTGTGCTTCCATTTTGTTGTCTCCAGATACACATTTTCAAGTTAttgcaaagaaaaacaattactTTTACTTGGCAAATTACTCCATTTAATTATGTGCATATTTAGCACCTAATTCTTTCTTGGGTCCTTTTTGCTTCCCAGCATTTAACCTCACTTCTAAATGTTGTCCTGGGTAAGTTTCTACTCCTGACCAAAATGGTTCCCATTTCATATTTGGGGACAAGAAACTCCAAGTGAGAAATGGAATGATTTCTATGGAATAAGCCCCAGGGCTGACAAGCCAGGCCCCCCAGGGCTCTGAGAGTTGGCACCTTGAAGATACCCAGCATTCAAGGATGAAGTCTGTAGGAGTCACGGGTGTGCAAATGGTGAAGTGGGTGAGTGAGGTTGAACACAGGGCCTGAGGGGGAGGTGATGTAGCAATGAGTCACGCTACAGGGCAGTACAGGATGGTGTGAAAGCTTCTCCCGGCCTGTTTGTCCCTGGAGCAGGAGGCACCAGTTCAACAGCAGGGTGATATTCATCTGGGCAAGAGTATTAGAGGTGAGACTCCGTGCTCAAAAGCCCTTTGTCTCCCTTAAATAATCCTTCAGGATATGTAGCAGGTGATGTGACTTGTATTGGTTTAACCCAGGAAATGATAATTGAGGCCATACCTGATGGCAGTGGAGAGCTATGCAAGGCTTGTCCTCTCAACAACTGACTTTCAGATTTAAGGCTTGAGTTTGATCAACAAAAAGTTAACTACAATGCCTACATGTTGTGGAATGCCATAGTTTCAGCAACAGGAAGATGTGTATTCACTTAAAGCAGAGGATTACCTTTTTAATGTGCCCTTTAGGACCGAGGAGTGTAAAAGAGATCTGAAAACTAACACATGTAAATATAGCTTGTCTTTTAAACCAGTGGTCCCCAacgtttttggcaccagggaccggtttcatggaaggcgatttttccacagactgggttggggggatggttcaggcgatggggagcggcagatgaagctttgcttgctaacccaccacccacctcctgctgtgtggtccggttcctaacagggggtgttggggacccctgttttaaACCATACTTGATAAGGAAAATGGGTCAACTTCTACTGTGACAaaacaatgaagaagatttgataTGATACAATCCTGGACCACACCTCCAAACTGGACAGTGTTTCTTGATGTGCATTAGAACAGAATTTGACCTAAGGTACAAAATCACCCTCCATAGAGAACAAGTAGGCTCCTTGgacctgatgggaaagtggagcaTTTTCTGACTCTCTCCCCGAGAAGCCCCTTAGGCAGTTTACAGTAAGTGTTACAGGAGCTTAGCTGTATAATGACCATCCACTGGGGATGATGCATGGATCCTGGACACCTAGAAGACCAGCAGCCTCCCTGAAGGAACTGGTCAGGCAGGAGCCGTCTCCTCCCATGGTAGGAATCAGCTCATCAATTCTTCAGTGGCAGATAGTTTATAAAGTACACGCTATTTTTAGCCTAACACATAGTTCAGAAGACACGCTAACATTACTTAAGTCAGAACTTGCTTACTTGGAATTTATGTCAGTTTGTCTCTCTGGAAGCTGAGCTAATCTTTGCACTGTCCATGAAGAATGAATTTACTAAACTAAGCATGGAAATAAGATATAATGGGATTAGTGggatttttaagccactaaaactTTTCCTGCACCCATATTCATTTTTTGCGAATAAACAAAATACTGATGATAAATAATTGATCAATCATTAAAGCAGATCCCTTTGGACCCTACCCTTGGAATTACTTATAGCTTTGTTCTGGTTACCATGTAGTGCCAGGAGGATCTGGCATCATTCAGACTGGCCGCTTATTCAGGTACAACGAATAAGAGGCTATAAATGATTTCCTGACCTCTGACTAAAGGCACATATAAAGCATTCTGTGGAATAAAGGTGGATTctcctggggagggtggggcttTATCACTGTTGCCCACAGTCACcagttggctcctgtgttctAAGAAGCAACAAGCGGAGGCTTGGAGGGACACGCCTACCTGTCCTGACCGAGCAACAGGGCCGTCAGGGTGGAGACCACAGTTCCCACACAGCCACTGAGCGCCCACCAGGGGTTCTGGACCAGGAGTCCCACCAGAATCAGGATTCCGCTGATGGGGTTGCTGACAAACACCACTTGGGATATGCCCCGAAGGACCCAGTCGACGAACTGGAGCGCCTGGGGTTTGTCTGGAAGAGATGAGACGGGCAGAGCTAAGGAAACAGCGAGGCAAATGGGGCTCCTTCCCAAGTCCAGGGCCCACCCTGAGCAAAATCCCCTCTCATGAAGGTGAAGCTAATTTTTGATATTCCTTGAAGCTTTTTCTCTGAACCCTTTCCCCTTAGTGACCTTCAGATCCCTGAAAGCAACCAGTTTCTTTCCTCTCAATCCAACTGCCCCTACTAGAACCTCAGTTCCAGAAAGCATCGAATGCACTTATTTACCATGCTTAGAGGTTCAGATTCATACGCCAAAGGAATGAATTACCAATGgtaaaatttcagtttttaagtacCGAAATTATAAGGAGGAACCAGGTGCCTTCCTCTGATATGAACCGGACTGCGGCCCTGACCActatctccattaaaaaaaatttgaagaagttTGCCGGTTAGaagataaaaagttaataaagggagaggaaagagatagATAGAAGGTAGGGGAGTATAACTAAAGATATGACTAGAAGAACCAGCAAACCATTTCCCCCAAAGCCACTGCTCCAAGGGATGGAAGCGTAAATACCTTTAAGCCAGTTGGCAAATTCTTTCATATCACTAGTTATGTAGCCAAGTGCCTTGGGGAGGCATCTTCTCTTGCGAACTGGTGGACCCTGATTTCCACCCTGGTCCAGTTTAACCACAGTGGGGCTGTCCTCCATGGATAGCTCTTCCTCTGGCTCCTTAAGGAAAGAACAGAGCTCATAAACATCCTAATGCAGAACACTTCGGACTGGCCAGTGTGGGACCTGGTCACAGTAGCCACAGAGGATGAGTTTAAAGGCACTTCATCTGGACCATGACATCCCATGAAACTAAGAAAGCACCATTTTCCTCTTGAAATGTTGTCACGGAGATTATTACCAAGACCCAAACCCCGTACTACTTTTGTCATCACTGTTTTCAATGCCACCATGAAAAAAGTTTCTGGTCTTTAATTTCATAAGGTTCAGTTTctagctcaacaaatatttattgagcacctatatcCTACACTCAAAGAGCTCAGTCTAGTGGGAAAGACTGAAAAATAGTTAATTTCAACATAAGGAGTCAGATAATGATATAGAAATAGCTAAGTACTTAAGCTTCTTGCTGCCAATGAAAGGAGCCAGATGTCAGGTTACAGACCAATCAGCTACTTTCCAAGACAAGCagccattttaaattaaatttttattttacaaaaaagagttttgtttttaaaagtttgaaagagaagaaatgtttACAAAACAGTTTGTGTGTGTTAGCACAGCCTAAGAAAACCGCCTCATACTCACTCTCCAAGTCAAAGATTGCTTGACTATGTCATCACATCAGGCAACTGCCTcagatattctttatttttggaatttgttatttaaatgtttaaagactGGAAAAATAATATTCCACAAAGGTGTAGAAAATGGGAAAAGTGGAGGCGGACCAAGCTgttgaaaaccaaaaaattacaATCTAAGAATTGTATGCTGTAAGAATGTACAGGGCATACAGCATGCCTCGGGGAAATACTAACAGTATAACCGTGACTGGGGCTCACTATGAGACTCTTCACTTCTCATGATAAGTGTTAATAGGAAAGCACCAGCATCAACAGAATATGGTACCCTGTAGACAAAAATGAAGGTTTTATGGTGCCGATGGTAGATATAAAAGAATACCAATGATGTCATCCCAGAAGCAGGCAAAGGGAGAAAGACAATGGCAAAACTACCTTGAGTTTGCAAGAAAAGCAAGGAGCACAGCCAGGCCAGTGTGAAGTAGGGGAACACCAAAACCATCAGACCCGGGAAGGCACAAGTGTGGAATGTGGAAGCCACAGGCAAGTAAGACATGACCAAGGAAATACCCAAAACTCGTTCAGTTAAACCAGCTCGTCTTCTCTCTGTGGCCAGGCTGTGAATAAGGGGTTCTCGTGGCTATTTTTGGTCCCATTGTTGTTccatttaccatagccaacaaaCGGCTATTAACAGATAATAAAAGttatggctttttaaatttttattttttgcaatccAGATTTTAGTTTTGGCTTCTATTAATCCCAGCACAGAAATcaatgtaacattttttattgagtCACAATTTCACTTCAATTGTATTATTTCATTGCCCAACTAACCATTCTGCTTTTGAACAATGGCCAACCATTCCACAAAGCAGAAGCTGTTTATGCAATGCATTCTCGACCAAGGTCATTTTGTCTTGGCAAAATAGTGATAGAAACCAGCATTTGTGAGACTTCCAATGAACATTTGCATTAAGAAATTCTTAAACTGAAAACTGCTGGAGGTCAGGAACCAAAACTAAGTCTACATGGAGCTCAGCTGGCCCGAAAGTTAAACAAGGAAAACTGTTTGAATTATTAAGCAATTGTGAAAAAttggattttatttcataaacTAAGTGATgactatcatttatttttatttatctcccTCTTTAAACATCATAACTGAAAATATTGCTTGGAAAGCCCTTTCCTCAGCTACAGTGACCCCATTCTCAAAGCCATGCATCTTATGAGAGGCATCAGCCTCCAGTCCAGGCAATGACAAGAAATTGCCTTGAGTTTCTGTAACTGAGTAGATCTGGCCCTACAGAGGCAGCACCGAATGAAAACATTAAAGTGGACATTTTCCATCAAGTACAGAAACAATTAGGTATATGGGTTATTCCAGGGTGAACAAATTCATGTTCTCAAAatttccagcatttatttatttattttagagggTTTTAAATACCTCATCACCTCAGAGATTTTGGAGATACAGATATGAAACCTGATATTCTAACTGGCCAGACATGACTGAGAACCTGACTGGCCAGAGTTCCCTGCCTAGCCACCAGAAGTTGGATAAAGATTGAATCATTTATCTGAATCCACAGCCCAACATATAGAAGGCTTGCTGTGCTTTGTCTTTCCAGTATCCACATATTGGTGTAGGTTGTGCGGTTGCCATGTCCTGGAGAGAGGGGTCTTCTCATGAGTTAAGCAGACAGTTGCTGCTGTGGCCGAACCCCCCGGGAACAATTTATTCTGAACTCCTGAATACTCTGGAGCCCTGGGAACCTTGACTACTTGCTCCAGAACTTAGGCATGAGAATTGGTTATGAGAAACCAGCAACTTAAAGGTTGTGGTTCACCCTAGAATTTTATCATGCTAGACTGTTTGCATTTCTTTAGGGAACTTTAAGAATCCACACATCCTAATTGGAAAGGCAATGCAGGGTGATAAAGCAGGAACTTAAACTGATGCTCAAACTTCTCAAATCTAAGTAGGTCATTAAATTTCAACTAAAAAGACAGGAccagaaaacaaggaagaaacTCTATAAAATAAGAGGAGCATAAGTTAAAAATCCCAGACTACTTTTTCCTAGCTTTTCCATGGTTGTCAAAACTCTGCAGCACAAAGGTCCAGCATCCAACCCCAGATGAGTGTCTTGTGACTTTCTTGACCAAGACCCCTGTGCATCTGGCTCAGCCCAAGCTGCACTGCTCAGCAGAGCATGAGGACCCACTTCCCAGGCTCTGTTCAGAAAAGACACAGCAGAGTCACAGAGACAGAAGCTGCACAAAGGTAGCATATCTGTTCTGGTGGCCCATGGGCCAGGGCCAAGCTTAGCCAGGGGAAGCCTCTGCGCGCTGCCTCACCAGCTTTTTTTCCAAAAGGGTCCCTCCAAAGAGGACCAGGAGGGGCGTCACCAGCGGCGCCAATCAAAGACCGTCCAttcatccttcctttctttccatacATGACAAAGGGCAAAAATAGATGAATCAGCAGGATTCGTGCCCTGGCTGTGATGTGAAATGCAAGGTAGAGAGAGGCAGGAGCTCTCCCAGGGAGTTCCTGGGGAGAGGAGACCTTAACAGAGAAGGCCGACTTCTCCATAAGCAAGAGCTCCATCAGCGAAGAGAGACGATGAGCTGACTGCAGACACTGAATGTTCATTTTACTTcccttaaaacaaaagaaaaaaatggcaaaccATCCTGCACAGAGACCTATGCATAGATTTTGTTCTGCTGCATTTCTCCGCTGTCAGGAAGCTGACAGATCTGAAGCTTGTTCCAGAAGGAGGGGTGGGCTTCAGGCTCTGAAACACTTCAGGCAAACTGTTAGGGCTCCATCTTGGGGGTCAAAGCCAATGCCACAATTTCCCTCAGCCTTGATCTTTACCAATGTGAGAAGGAGAAGGCCTGGTATGGGTTCTATTTTCTGTGATGAGATGCTAGCCTCACTTTGCATGCATAGCAAAAGCCCAGTCTAAGAAACTgctaaatggcattttttcccccttgtatCTGAGTAGGAACTGTTAAAAATTGGACATCACCTTGTTTATAATAAACAATTCTTAGTTGAATTCAACAAGTGTGGcaactttttgtttccttttttttttttaaaaaaacttccatCACATCCAAGGATAGTATTCTTCCTTCAGAGGTCCCAGGAAAGTCATATGTGtggtatttctttatttttttttcttcctcttttatttaatttttactttcttctactGGCTTGGTTTGAAATCTGAAAATTTACACTCTACTAGAGTGACTCAGAAAAATCCACAACCGTGGAAAATATTACTGACATGTCTTAGGAAaaaactgtgtatgtgtatgtgtatgtttatccATGGTTAAACAATCTGGCTAATACCTGACCAGTGGGTTgcattatgtatatttttgtttgataAAGAACAACATCCAGAAACCCAACTGTAAGGCACTCATCTTatacacagttttaaaaaaaagaaagaatgaatgaaataaaaaggaaagaaagagacaggTAGGACTGTCACATTCCCCTTTCACATTTCCCC
This genomic stretch from Eubalaena glacialis isolate mEubGla1 chromosome 15, mEubGla1.1.hap2.+ XY, whole genome shotgun sequence harbors:
- the SLC14A1 gene encoding urea transporter 1; this encodes MEDSPTVVKLDQGGNQGPPVRKRRCLPKALGYITSDMKEFANWLKDKPQALQFVDWVLRGISQVVFVSNPISGILILVGLLVQNPWWALSGCVGTVVSTLTALLLGQDRSAIAAGLQGYNATLVGILMAVFSDKGNYFWWLLFPVSAMSMTCPIFSSALNSVFCKWDLPVFTLPFNMALSMYLSATGHYNPFFPSKLFTPVTSVPNVTWSDLSALQLLKSLPVGVGQIYGCDNPWTGGIFLGAILLSSPLMCLHAVIGSLLGMAAGLSLSAPFENIYVGLWGFNSSLTCIAIGGMFMALTWQTHLLALACALFTAYVGASMSNLMAVVGLPSCTWPFCLATLLFLLLTTKNPSIYKMPLSKVTYPEENRIFYLQAKKRMVESPL